One genomic region from Doryrhamphus excisus isolate RoL2022-K1 chromosome 14, RoL_Dexc_1.0, whole genome shotgun sequence encodes:
- the LOC131101958 gene encoding polypeptide N-acetylgalactosaminyltransferase 4-like gives MRGRCSRKLGVLAKAFLLLWLLWLGYLLLAHSPSAAPDHGAPSLDHERRAAAEHPEKVDDDADDDDRSLSRPLYAKPPADDNAPGEWGRAAHLNLSPEEKKQEEDSVERYAINIFVSDKISLHRHIKDNRMPECRSKTFDYRRLPTTSVVIAFYNEAWSTLLRTIHSVLESTPAILLKEIILIDDYSDRVYLKSQLAEYVSNLQRVRLIRTKKREGLVRARLIGASYATGDVLTFLDCHCECVPGWIEPLLERIGESPSTIVCPVIDTIDWNSFEFYMQTDEPMIGGFDWRLTFQWHAVPEVERKRRKLRIDPLRSPTMAGGLFAVSKAYFTHLGTYDMGMEVWGGENLELSFRVWQCGGSLEIHPCSHVGHVFPKKAPYARPNFLQNTVRAAEVWMDSYKQHFYHRNPAARKETYGNISERLLLRERLKCNTFHWYLNNIYPDLHIPEDREGWHGAVRSSGINSECLDYNAPDHSPTGAQLSLFGCHGQGGNQYFEYTSQKEIRFNSVTELCAEVLEGQSSIGMRHCPRDGEVKPASIIWEFRDDKTIYHPQSNTCVTAYRKPEGRTDVHMKRCIPRDKHQYWKFEW, from the exons ATGAGGGGACGCTGCTCACGCAAGCTAGGTGTGCTCGCCAAGGCTTTCCTCCTGCTGTGGCTGCTGTGGCTGGGATACCTCCTGCTGGCGCACTCCCCCTCCGCGGCCCCCGACCACGGCGCACCAAGCCTGGACCACGAGCGTCGCGCGGCGGCGGAGCATCCCGAAAAAGTCGATGACGACGCCGACGACGACGACCGGTCGTTATCCAGGCCGCTGTACGCTAAACCGCCTGCCGACGACAACGCCCCGGGGGAGTGGGGCCGGGCGGCGCACCTTAACCTCAGTCCGGAAGAAAAGAAGCAGGAGGAGGACAGCGTGGAGCGCTACGCCATCAACATTTTTGTCAGCGACAAGATCTCTCTCCATCGACACATCAAAGACAACAGAATGCCCGA ATGCCGAAGCAAGACGTTCGACTACCGCCGCCTGCCCACCACCTCCGTGGTCATCGCCTTCTACAACGAGGCCTGGTCCACCTTGCTCAGGACCATCCACAGCGTCCTGGAGAGCACGCCTGCCATCCTGCTGAAGGAGATCATCCTCATCGATGACTACAGCGACCGAG tctACCTGAAATCTCAGCTGGCGGAATACGTCAGTAACCTGCAGCGCGTCCGGCTCATCCGCACCAAAAAGCGCGAGGGCCTGGTCCGGGCTCGCCTCATCGGCGCCTCCTACGCCACAGGCGACGTGCTGACCTTCCTGGATTGTCACTGCGAGTGCGTCCCCGGCTGGATCGAACCCCTGCTGGAGAG GATCGGCGAGAGCCCCAGCACCATCGTGTGCCCCGTCATCGACACCATCGACTGGAACAGCTTTGAGTTCTACATGCAGACGGACGAGCCCATGATCGGCGGCTTCGACTGGAGGCTCACCTTCCAGTGGCACGCTGTCCCCGAGGTGGAACGCAAGAGGCGCAAGTTGCGCATCGACCCCCTCAG GTCCCCGACTATGGCAGGCGGGTTGTTTGCGGTCAGCAAGGCCTACTTCACTCACCTGGGCACCTACGACATGGGCATGGAGGTGTGGGGCGGAGAAAACCTGGAGCTCTCCTTTCGG GTGTGGCAGTGCGGCGGCAGCCTGGAGATCCACCCTTGCTCCCACGTGGGTCACGTCTTCCCCAAGAAGGCCCCTTACGCCCGGCCCAACTTCCTGCAGAACACGGTGCGAGCGGCCGAGGTGTGGATGGACTCGTACAAGCAGCACTTCTACCACAGGAACCCGGCCGCCAGGAAG GAGACGTACGGCAACATTTCTGAGCGTCTGCTGCTGAGGGAGAGGCTGAAATGCAACACGTTCCACTGGTACCTGAACAACATCTACCCCGACCTCCACATTCCCGAGGACAGGGAGGGCTGGCACGGCGCC GTGCGCAGCTCGGGAATAAACTCGGAATGTTTGGACTACAACGCTCCGGATCACAGTCCCACCGGCGCCCAGCTTTCCCTGTTTGGTTGTCACGGCCAGGGAGGCAACCAG TACTTCGAGTACACGTCCCAGAAGGAAATCCGCTTCAACTCGGTGACGGAGCTGTGTGCGGAGGTGCTGGAAGGACAGTCGTCCATCGGGATGCGCCACTGCCCTCGTGACGGCGAAGTCAAGCCGGCCAGCATCATTTGGGAGTTTAGGGAC GATAAGACCATCTACCACCCGCAGTCTAACACGTGTGTGACCGCCTACCGCAAGCCGGAGGGCCGCACGGACGTCCACATGAAGCGCTGCATCCCGCGAGATAAACACCAGTACTGGAAGTTTGAGTGGTAG